A stretch of the Arvicanthis niloticus isolate mArvNil1 chromosome 30, mArvNil1.pat.X, whole genome shotgun sequence genome encodes the following:
- the LOC143440653 gene encoding vomeronasal type-1 receptor 4-like produces MLSQNKTLKTTEEVALQTVLLCQIVVGTVGNILLFLHNFSPILTDSQLRPIQVILTNLAVANAFILLPLPFLYNMMGFAPRKPATDLTCKLGYFFHEVARGTNMCSTCALSTYQFVTLVSGNWARVLFRERSPKVLSYSCYSCWLFSVLNSAYIPIKVSGPQKSHNDTDSKGMWVCSTSGFSVGIRFLRFSHDIMFIGIMVWTSVSMVIHLNRHHQKMHYIHNSNQNDRGHAETRAAHTILMLVVTFVSLYILDCICSFFHISFVDSHLWLRHVKELLALSFPTISPLLLIFRDLRVLVLCSSLMVWVSM; encoded by the coding sequence atgttgtctcaaaataaaaccctGAAAACCACAGAAGAAGTTGCTCTTCAGACTGTTTTGCTTTGCCAGATTGTGGTAGGGACTGTGGGcaacatccttctgtttctccataATTTCTCTCCAATCTTGACTGACTCCCAACTGAGGCCTATACAAGTCATTTTAACCAACTTGGCTGTGGCCAACGCCTTCATTCTTCTTCCCTTGCCATTTTTATACAATATGATGGGTTTTGCTCCAAGGAAACCGGCAACTGACCTCACATGTAAACTTGGATACTTCTTTCATGAGGTGGCTCGAGGCACAAACATGTGTTCCACCTGTGCCCTGAGCACCTACCAGTTTGTCACTCTTGTTTCTGGTAACTGGGCTAGGGTCCTGTTCAGGGAAAGATCCCCCAAGGTTCTAAGTTATTCTTGTTACAGTTGCTGGTTGTTCAGTGTCTTAAACAGTGCTTACATACCAATAAAGGTCAGCGGTCCACAGAAATCACATAATGACACTGATTCTAAAGGCATGTGGGTCTGCTCCACCTCTGGGTTCAGTGTAGGCATCAGATTCTTGCGGTTTTCCCATGACATCATGTTCATTGGCATCATGGTCTGGACCAGTGTCTCCATGGTGATTCACCTAAACAGACACCACCAGAAAATGCACTACATACATAACAGTAATCAGAACGACAGAGGCCATGCTGAGACCAGAGCAGCCCACACCATCCTGATGCTGGTGGTCACATTTGTGAGCTTATATATCCTGGAttgtatttgttctttctttcacatTTCTTTCGTAGACTCTCATCTCTGGTTGAGGCATGTCAAAGAACTTCTGGCTCTAAGCTTCCCCACCATTTCTCCCTTACTGTTGATCTTTAGGGATCTAAGGGTTCTTGTTCTCTGCTCTTCATTGATGGTCTGGGTATCCATGTGA
- the LOC143440654 gene encoding ret finger protein-like 4A has translation MAHLFKENTTCSVCFRYLEKPVYLTCGYTCCHRCLDSLEKSPEGDGVLCPICSDVMLKEDITHAQQLEIVVTNIKKLEPALNFILRMNPAIKIFQVNMTLDVDTAQNHLIISDDLMSVYYTPKKQKRKRCAERFQTSPCVLGSSRFTSGCHYWEVVVGTSKEWDIGICKETINRKEATYLSEKNGYWTVGVRDSEVYAASTDPLTPLIVNPRLHRVGIFLDLLEKSVSFWDLGDGSHIYTFLDIPDTDPFRPFFSPANTHPDDEEQVLSICPVMNPAIFGLPVNPA, from the exons ATGGCTCATCTCTTTAAAGAGAATACTACCTGTTCTGTCTGCTTTCGCTATCTGGAAAAACCTGTGTACTTGACCTGTGGATACACCTGCTGCCACCGATGCCTTGACTCACTAGAGAAAAGTCCTGAAGGGGATGGTGTACTGTGCCCCATTTGCTCTGATGTCATGCTAAAAGAAGACATCACACATGCTCAACAGTTAGAGATCGTGGTTACCAATATCAAAAAACTAGAACCAGCACTGAATTTTATTCTGAGAATGAACCCAGCTATAAAGATATTTCAAG TGAACATGACCTTGGATGTGGACACAGCCCAAAACCACCTCATTATCTCTGATGACCTGATGAGTGTCTACTATACACCTAAGAAGCAAAAGCGAAAGAGATGTGCAGAAAGATTCCAAACCTCTCCTTGCGTCCTGGGCTCTTCCCGGTTCACTTCAGGCTGCCATTACTGGGAGGTAGTGGTGGGAACCAGCAAAGAATGGGATATAGGCATTTGCAAAGAGACCATTAATCGAAAGGAGGCTACTTatttgtcagaaaaaaatggCTACTGGACCGTGGGTGTGAGAGATAGTGAGGTCTATGCTGCCAGCACTGATCCCTTAACTCCGCTAATTGTGAACCCTCGGCTGCATAGAGTGGGTATTTTCCTTGACCTGCTAGAGAAGAGTGTTTCTTTCTGGGACCTTGGCGATGGCTCCCATATCTATACATTCCTTGACATTCCTGACACGGATCCATTTCGCCCATTCTTTTCGCCAGCAAATACCCATCCAGATGATGAAGAACAAGTCCTCAGTATCTGTCCTGTGATGAATCCAGCCATTTTTGGACTTCCAGTTAACCCCGCATAA
- the LOC143440807 gene encoding GTP-binding nuclear protein Ran, testis-specific isoform: MAAMAAQGEPQVQFKLVLVGDGGTGKTTFMKRHLTGEFEKEYVATLGVEVHTLVFHTNRGPIKFNVWDTAGQEKFGGLRDGYYIQAQCAIIMFDVTSRVTYKNVPSWHKDLVRVCENIPIVLCGNKVDIKDMKVKAKPILFHRKKNLQYYDISAKSNYNFEKPFFWLARKLIGDPNLEFVAMPALAPPEVVMDPALAAQYEHDLEVAQTTALPDEEDDL; this comes from the coding sequence ATGGCCGCGATGGCCGCCCAGGGAGAGCCTCAGGTCCAGTTCAAGCTCGTCCTGGTGGGCGACGGCGGCACCGGAAAGACGACGTTCATGAAGCGCCATTTGACCGGAGAATTTGAGAAGGAGTATGTAGCCACCCTGGGGGTGGAGGTGCACACACTAGTCTTCCATACCAACAGAGGACCCATCAAGTTCAATGTGTGGGACACAGCGGGCCAGGAGAAGTTCGGGGGCCTGCGCGATGGCTACTACATCCAAGCCCAGTGTGCCATTATAATGTTTGATGTAACATCAAGAGTTACTTACAAGAACGTGCCTAGCTGGCATAAAGATCTGGTGCGCGTGTGTGAAAACATCCCCATTGTATTGTGTGGCAACAAAGTGGATATTAAAGACATGAAAGTGAAGGCAAAACCTATTCTTTTCCACCGAAAGAAGAATCTTCAATACTATGACATTTCTGCCAAAAGTAACTACAACTTTGAAAAGCCTTTCTTCTGGCTTGCCAGAAAGCTCATTGGAGATCCTAACTTGGAGTTTGTCGCCATGCCTGCTCTTGCCCCACCTGAGGTGGTCATGGACCCAGCTTTGGCAGCACAGTATGAGCATGATTTAGAGGTTGCGCAGACGACTGCTCTCCCAGATGAGGAAGATGACCTGTGA